In one window of Dehalococcoidia bacterium DNA:
- a CDS encoding hydrogenase has product MAIVDLLLIVALLLALAALASSKVAECVRIVAAQGIAMGLLLVAAHRDDLTLQIVVLAALTVALKGFVIPWFLFRSIREAKVQNEVEPYIGFALSVVFGAVAVAIAFALAGLLPLPLPSQPHLIVPVSLATVFLGMLLLVSRRKAVTQVLGYIVLENGIFIFSMSLARELPLLIEMGVLLDIFVGAFVMGITIYQINREFDHIDVDRLQELSELSSRRRRIHAVHEREASGEQDM; this is encoded by the coding sequence ATGGCTATCGTTGATCTGCTGCTGATTGTGGCGCTGCTGCTGGCGCTGGCCGCGCTGGCGTCCAGCAAGGTGGCGGAGTGCGTGCGCATCGTGGCGGCGCAGGGCATCGCGATGGGCCTTCTGCTCGTCGCCGCCCACCGGGATGACCTCACGCTCCAGATCGTCGTTCTGGCGGCCTTGACCGTCGCGCTGAAAGGCTTCGTCATCCCGTGGTTCCTGTTCCGGTCCATCCGCGAGGCGAAGGTGCAAAACGAAGTGGAGCCGTACATCGGCTTTGCGCTGTCGGTCGTCTTCGGGGCGGTGGCCGTCGCAATCGCCTTCGCATTGGCGGGCCTGCTGCCGCTTCCGCTGCCCTCGCAGCCGCATCTCATCGTGCCCGTGTCACTGGCGACGGTCTTCCTGGGGATGCTTCTGCTGGTCAGCCGCCGAAAGGCCGTTACACAGGTGCTGGGGTACATCGTCCTGGAAAACGGCATCTTCATCTTCAGCATGTCGCTGGCGCGCGAGCTGCCGCTCCTCATTGAGATGGGCGTGCTGCTCGATATCTTCGTGGGCGCGTTCGTCATGGGCATCACCATCTACCAGATCAACCGCGAGTTTGACCACATTGACGTTGACCGGCTACAGGAGCTGAGCGAACTCAGTTCGCGGCGGCGCCGTATCCACGCGGTACACGAGCGTGAAGCGTCCGGCGAACAGGACATGTAG
- a CDS encoding NADH-quinone oxidoreductase subunit H translates to MRPETPLFTLAAFALAPLLLSVINRTKAFFAGRTGAPLLQPYYDLWKLLRKGAVYSTTTTWVFRAGPMVGLAAVATAMLLTPSGNVGAAIGFPGDLVALAGLLALARMFTMLAALDTGSSFEGMGASREARFSSLAEPALFLALMVLVVVSGSLSLTGMMGAIAPAMWATTAGPVLALAAAALFLVLLAENARIPVDDPNTHLELTMVHEVMVLDHSGPDLGYIMYGAALKLWVFASLIIGILLPVRTGVLLLDGGVFLAGMLVVAAIVGVVESSMARLRMRSVPNLLIGAGGLGALAVALALVVG, encoded by the coding sequence ATGAGGCCGGAGACACCGCTGTTCACGCTCGCCGCGTTCGCGCTTGCACCGCTGCTGCTGAGCGTCATCAACCGGACCAAGGCCTTCTTCGCGGGCCGCACGGGCGCGCCGCTGCTCCAGCCGTACTACGATCTTTGGAAGCTGCTGCGCAAGGGTGCGGTTTACAGCACCACGACCACCTGGGTCTTCCGCGCCGGGCCGATGGTCGGGCTGGCCGCCGTCGCGACGGCCATGCTGCTGACGCCGTCCGGCAATGTAGGCGCAGCCATCGGGTTCCCCGGCGACCTCGTTGCGCTGGCGGGCCTGCTGGCGCTGGCGCGGATGTTCACCATGCTCGCCGCGCTGGACACCGGCTCCAGTTTCGAGGGCATGGGCGCGAGTCGCGAGGCCAGGTTCTCCTCGCTGGCGGAGCCTGCCCTGTTTCTCGCGCTGATGGTGCTTGTGGTAGTCAGCGGCAGCCTCTCGCTCACCGGCATGATGGGCGCAATTGCGCCCGCCATGTGGGCGACGACGGCTGGTCCCGTGCTGGCGCTGGCGGCCGCCGCGCTCTTCCTGGTGCTGCTGGCCGAGAACGCGCGCATCCCCGTGGACGACCCGAACACGCACCTGGAGCTGACCATGGTCCACGAGGTCATGGTGCTCGACCACAGCGGCCCGGACTTGGGGTACATCATGTACGGCGCCGCGCTCAAGCTGTGGGTCTTCGCGTCGCTTATTATCGGCATCCTCCTGCCCGTACGCACCGGCGTCCTGTTGCTGGATGGCGGGGTGTTCCTCGCGGGCATGCTTGTTGTCGCGGCCATCGTCGGCGTCGTGGAATCGTCCATGGCGCGGCTGCGGATGCGCAGCGTGCCGAACCTGCTCATCGGCGCGGGCGGCCTGGGCGCGCTGGCTGTGGCGCTGGCGCTGGTGGTGGGGTAA